In the Mycolicibacter sp. MU0102 genome, one interval contains:
- the nucS gene encoding endonuclease NucS — protein sequence MRLVIAQCTVDYVGRLTAHLPSARRLLLLKADGSVSVHADDRAYKPLNWMSPPCRITEETGGELPVWVVANNKTGDQLRITIEEIEHDSSHELGVDPGLVKDGVEAQLQALLAEHVELLGEGYSLVRREYMTAIGPVDLLCRDENGRAVAVEIKRRGEIDGVEQLTRYLELLNRDSLLAPVSGVFAAQQIKPQARTLATDRGIRCLTLDYDAMRGMDNDEFRLF from the coding sequence ATGCGACTCGTAATCGCCCAGTGCACCGTCGACTATGTCGGCCGGCTCACCGCGCACCTACCCTCTGCCCGGCGACTGCTGCTGTTAAAGGCCGATGGTTCGGTCAGCGTGCACGCCGACGACCGTGCCTATAAGCCGCTGAACTGGATGAGTCCACCGTGCCGCATCACCGAGGAGACCGGCGGTGAATTGCCGGTCTGGGTGGTGGCGAACAACAAAACCGGCGACCAGCTGCGGATCACCATCGAGGAGATCGAGCACGACTCAAGCCACGAGCTGGGTGTCGACCCCGGTCTGGTCAAAGACGGCGTCGAAGCACAACTGCAGGCGCTGCTCGCCGAGCACGTCGAATTGCTCGGCGAGGGCTACTCGTTGGTGCGCCGCGAGTACATGACCGCGATCGGCCCGGTGGATCTGCTGTGTCGCGATGAAAACGGGCGCGCGGTCGCGGTGGAGATCAAGCGGCGCGGCGAGATCGATGGTGTGGAACAGCTCACGCGATACCTCGAACTGCTCAACCGCGACAGCCTGCTCGCGCCGGTCAGTGGGGTGTTCGCCGCCCAGCAGATCAAGCCGCAGGCCCGCACGCTGGCCACCGACCGCGGTATTCGTTGCCTGACACTGGATTATGACGCGATGCGCGGCAT